In Triticum aestivum cultivar Chinese Spring chromosome 5B, IWGSC CS RefSeq v2.1, whole genome shotgun sequence, the following proteins share a genomic window:
- the LOC123110224 gene encoding noroxomaritidine/norcraugsodine reductase, translating into MAAAGVNREQRWSLAGATALVTGGSRGIGHAIVEELVGLGARVHTCSENAAELEESRRRWEEMKLPVTVSVCDVSVRAEREKLIETATQTFDGKLDILVNNVGRNLAKASVECTAEEYSHLMSTNLEAAFHLSQLAHPFLRDASVAGGGSIVNISSVASSLGYSTLAVYCISKGGVNQLTRSLAAEWAQDKIRVNSVAPGGINTELQKSVDPEIVENTLSRTPMHRLGEPVEVASMVSFLCMPAASYVTGQVIYVDGGRTISG; encoded by the exons atggcagCCGCTGGAGTTAACAGGGAGCAGAGGTGGAGCCTCGCCGGCGCAACCGCGCTGGTCACCGGAGGCAGCAGAGGAATTGG GCATGCAATCGTGGAGGAGCTTGTCGGGCTCGGGGCGCGGGTGCACACGTGCTCCGAGAACGCGGCGGAGCTGGAGGAGAGCCGCCGGCGGTGGGAGGAGATGAAGCTGCCGGTCACCGTCTCCGTCTGCGACGTCTCCGTGCGAGCAGAGAGGGAGAAGCTCATAGAGACGGCGACGCAGACCTTCGACGGCAAGCTCGACATACTA GTAAACAACGTGGGACGGAATCTGGCCAAGGCGTCGGTGGAGTGCACGGCGGAGGAGTACTCGCATCTCATGTCGACAAACTTAGAGGCGGCGTTCCACCTAAGCCAGCTCGCACACCCCTTCCTCCGAGACGCCTCCGTCGCCGGAGGAGGCAGCATCGTTAACATCTCCTCGGTTGCAAGCTCACTTGGCTACTCGACCCTCGCAGTATACTGCATATCTAAAG GAGGAGTTAATCAGCTTACAAGGAGCCTTGCTGCGGAGTGGGCTCAAGACAAGATCCGTGTCAACTCCGTCGCTCCGGGTGGGATCAATACCGAGCTGCAAAAGAGT GTGGATCCGGAGATTGTAGAAAATACGTTGTCAAGAACTCCGATGCATAGGCTCGGTGAGCCAGTGGAGGTGGCATCAATGGTGTCGTTCCTGTGCATGCCAGCAGCTTCCTACGTCACCGGCCAGGTCATCTATGTCGATGGAGGCCGAACCATCAGCGGCTAA